Proteins from a genomic interval of Clostridium sp. M62/1:
- a CDS encoding GNAT family N-acetyltransferase, producing the protein MKIRSALEQDVREMMEIFNYEVRNSTASFAIQEKTYEDRLEWFHAHGTGNHPLIVAEEDGRVAGYACLSQYRPHEAYKKTVELSVYVSPDFRKRGVGEALMQEIIRLAREDRNTRTVISVITAENQASIRLHEKLGFSFCGKMHEVGEKFGRMLDIVNYELLV; encoded by the coding sequence TTGAAAATACGCAGTGCCCTGGAGCAGGATGTCAGGGAGATGATGGAAATATTTAATTATGAGGTGAGAAACTCCACAGCCTCCTTTGCGATTCAGGAAAAGACCTATGAGGATCGCCTGGAATGGTTTCACGCCCACGGCACGGGGAATCATCCGCTGATTGTGGCTGAGGAGGATGGAAGGGTTGCAGGCTATGCCTGCCTGTCCCAGTACCGTCCCCACGAGGCGTACAAAAAAACAGTGGAGCTGTCCGTTTATGTATCGCCCGATTTTCGGAAAAGGGGAGTGGGCGAGGCGCTGATGCAGGAGATCATCCGCCTGGCAAGAGAGGACAGAAATACCAGGACTGTCATTTCTGTGATTACAGCAGAAAATCAGGCCAGCATCCGGCTTCATGAAAAGCTTGGTTTTTCCTTCTGCGGCAAGATGCACGAGGTAGGGGAGAAATTCGGCAGAATGCTGGACATTGTCAATTATGAGCTCCTTGTCTGA
- the rpmG gene encoding 50S ribosomal protein L33, protein MRTRITLACTECKQRNYNMTKDKKTHPDRMETKKYCRFCKRHTMHKETK, encoded by the coding sequence GTGCGCACAAGAATCACACTGGCATGTACAGAATGCAAACAGCGTAACTACAACATGACCAAGGATAAGAAGACTCATCCAGACAGAATGGAAACGAAGAAGTACTGCAGATTCTGTAAGAGACATACGATGCACAAGGAAACAAAATAA
- a CDS encoding ComF family protein, with protein MEFDLKKIWLKYGRAGGDSAQELALLAADLLFPRRCPVCGDVVLPKGRLICPGCVKKLSFVTPPVCMKCGKEIDSGLLEYCPDCARRPKSFEYGMALLNYNKTAAASMAAVKYRNKREYLDFYSCAATVRFGERIRAAGIQRIVPVPVHPSRFRKRGFNQAGELADRLSKELKIPAAGLLLRVKRTDPQKGLGAGGRLKNLEQAFRALPEAGSFERVLLVDDIYTTGSTAEACTRALLNAGVKKVYFFAVCIGHGR; from the coding sequence TTGGAGTTCGATTTAAAGAAAATCTGGCTGAAATATGGCAGGGCAGGCGGAGATTCTGCGCAGGAGCTGGCCCTCCTGGCGGCAGATCTGCTGTTTCCGCGGCGCTGTCCCGTCTGCGGCGATGTAGTGCTTCCAAAGGGAAGGCTTATCTGCCCCGGATGTGTAAAAAAGCTGTCTTTTGTGACGCCGCCGGTCTGCATGAAATGCGGAAAGGAGATAGACAGCGGGCTTTTGGAGTACTGCCCGGACTGCGCGCGGCGCCCCAAGAGCTTTGAATACGGAATGGCCCTTCTGAATTATAATAAGACTGCGGCGGCTTCCATGGCGGCAGTGAAGTACAGGAATAAAAGGGAGTATCTGGATTTTTATTCCTGCGCGGCCACAGTGCGTTTCGGGGAGAGGATTCGGGCTGCGGGGATCCAGAGGATTGTGCCGGTTCCCGTTCACCCGTCGCGGTTTCGGAAAAGGGGATTTAACCAGGCCGGGGAGCTGGCAGATAGGCTCTCAAAGGAGCTTAAGATTCCGGCCGCCGGGCTTCTTCTGAGGGTAAAAAGGACAGATCCCCAGAAAGGCCTGGGGGCAGGAGGAAGGCTCAAAAACCTGGAACAGGCCTTTCGGGCCTTGCCGGAAGCGGGAAGTTTCGAGCGGGTGCTCCTGGTGGATGACATTTACACCACAGGGAGCACTGCTGAGGCGTGCACCAGGGCACTTTTAAACGCCGGAGTAAAAAAGGTTTATTTTTTTGCTGTTTGTATTGGACATGGACGCTAA
- the secE gene encoding preprotein translocase subunit SecE codes for MGETGNTEKAQKKSFWKGLEAEYKKIIWPDKETLQKETAAVIAGAVALGLIIAALDTGIVFLLHYII; via the coding sequence ATGGGTGAGACAGGGAATACCGAGAAGGCTCAGAAGAAGAGCTTTTGGAAAGGCCTTGAGGCTGAGTACAAGAAGATAATCTGGCCTGACAAAGAAACCCTTCAGAAGGAGACAGCGGCTGTTATTGCAGGAGCTGTCGCTTTAGGTCTGATTATTGCAGCACTGGATACCGGAATCGTGTTCCTGCTGCACTATATCATCTAA
- a CDS encoding ATP-dependent RecD-like DNA helicase, protein MASVKGFVEKIKYRNEDNGYTVLSVTGSEDGEEYILVGSFSYISEGELIEASGHITEHPVYGEQLAVEHYEIRPPEDTVSMERYLGSGAIKGIGAALASRIVKKFKTDTFRIMEEEPERLAEIKGISEKMAMAIAEQVEEKRDMRQAMMFLQEYGISMNLAAKIYQEYGPAMYGIIRQNPYKLADDIPGVGFKMADEIAAKVGIFTDSDFRIKSGILYTLLKATAGGHTYLPKEVLCAQASELLGVKQEEIEKHLADMQMDKRLVIKYGRSGEESGTQTASASHGETGEEGEEGPDSERERPQLVYASQYYYTELNTAKMLHDLNITGDQSEESIRKSLGRIQEQENIELDELQIQAVIEAVNCGLLVITGGPGTGKTTTINTIIRYFELGGLDILLAAPTGRAAKRMTEATGCEAKTIHRLLELTGAPLEEKGNDAGQRGKLANGGMRFERNEENPLDADVIIIDEMSMVDIHLMHSLLRAVNVGTRLILVGDVDQLPSVGPGNVLRDIIESGCFHVVKLTRIFRQAAQSDIVVNAHRINRGEQIPLGKRSRDFLFIRQEDPSAIVSSMITLVKDKLPGYVKADVFDIQIMTPMRKGALGVERLNTVLQQHLNPPSPDKKEKETGGITFRTGDKVMQIKNNYQMEWELRNRYGIPVDRGTGVFNGDTGIIRDINTFSELVTVEFDEGKMVEYSFKQLEELELAYAITIHKSQGSEYPAVVLPVYPGPRMLMTRNLIYTAVTRARTCVCLVGIPQIFQSMVDNASEQKRYCGLKDRIQEIEESLM, encoded by the coding sequence ATGGCTTCAGTGAAAGGTTTTGTTGAAAAAATTAAATACAGGAACGAGGACAACGGCTATACGGTTTTAAGCGTCACCGGCTCGGAGGATGGGGAGGAATACATCCTTGTGGGCAGCTTCTCCTACATCAGTGAGGGGGAGCTTATTGAGGCGTCGGGCCATATAACCGAACATCCTGTTTACGGGGAACAGCTTGCGGTGGAGCACTACGAGATCAGGCCGCCGGAGGATACGGTTTCCATGGAACGCTATCTAGGCTCCGGTGCCATCAAGGGCATCGGGGCTGCTTTAGCTTCAAGGATAGTAAAAAAATTTAAGACGGACACCTTCCGGATCATGGAGGAGGAACCGGAGCGGCTGGCCGAGATCAAGGGGATCAGCGAAAAGATGGCTATGGCCATTGCGGAGCAGGTGGAGGAGAAGCGCGATATGCGCCAGGCCATGATGTTTCTGCAGGAGTACGGCATCTCCATGAATCTGGCAGCCAAGATCTATCAGGAGTACGGCCCGGCCATGTACGGGATTATCAGGCAGAATCCCTACAAGCTTGCGGACGACATTCCCGGCGTGGGCTTTAAGATGGCAGATGAGATCGCGGCGAAGGTGGGGATATTTACGGACTCTGACTTCAGAATCAAGAGCGGGATTCTCTACACTCTGTTAAAAGCCACGGCAGGCGGCCATACATACCTTCCAAAGGAGGTTCTCTGCGCCCAGGCCTCAGAGCTTCTCGGCGTAAAGCAGGAGGAGATTGAAAAGCACCTGGCGGACATGCAGATGGATAAGCGGCTTGTGATCAAGTACGGGCGCAGCGGAGAGGAGAGCGGCACACAGACGGCATCGGCTTCCCATGGGGAGACGGGAGAGGAAGGGGAAGAAGGGCCTGATTCTGAAAGGGAGCGCCCCCAGCTTGTCTATGCCTCCCAGTATTACTACACGGAGCTCAACACGGCGAAGATGCTCCACGATCTGAACATTACCGGGGATCAGTCCGAGGAGTCCATCAGAAAGAGCCTTGGCCGCATTCAGGAGCAGGAAAATATAGAGCTGGACGAGCTTCAGATACAGGCAGTGATCGAGGCGGTCAACTGCGGGCTTCTGGTTATTACAGGGGGCCCCGGAACGGGAAAAACCACAACCATCAATACGATTATCCGATACTTTGAGCTGGGCGGTCTCGACATCCTGCTGGCAGCGCCTACAGGAAGAGCCGCCAAGCGGATGACGGAGGCTACCGGCTGTGAGGCCAAGACGATCCACCGCCTGCTGGAGCTGACGGGAGCGCCCCTGGAGGAAAAGGGAAATGACGCGGGACAGAGGGGAAAGCTGGCAAACGGAGGGATGCGCTTTGAGCGAAACGAGGAAAATCCTCTGGATGCAGATGTGATTATCATCGACGAGATGTCCATGGTGGATATCCACCTGATGCATTCCCTGCTGCGGGCGGTGAATGTGGGAACCAGGCTGATTCTGGTGGGCGATGTGGATCAGCTTCCCAGCGTGGGGCCGGGCAATGTGCTCAGAGATATTATTGAGTCCGGCTGTTTCCATGTAGTGAAGCTGACGCGGATTTTCCGCCAGGCAGCCCAGAGCGATATTGTCGTCAATGCCCACAGGATCAACAGAGGAGAGCAGATTCCCCTGGGAAAGAGAAGCAGAGATTTTCTCTTTATCAGGCAGGAGGATCCGTCAGCCATCGTCAGCTCCATGATCACCCTGGTGAAGGACAAGCTGCCGGGCTATGTGAAGGCTGATGTGTTTGATATCCAGATCATGACTCCTATGCGAAAGGGCGCCCTGGGGGTGGAGCGGCTGAACACTGTCCTGCAGCAGCACCTGAACCCGCCGTCGCCTGACAAGAAGGAGAAGGAGACGGGAGGAATTACGTTTCGCACAGGCGACAAGGTGATGCAGATAAAAAATAATTATCAGATGGAGTGGGAGCTGAGAAACAGGTACGGGATTCCTGTGGACAGAGGAACCGGCGTGTTCAACGGGGATACAGGCATCATAAGGGATATCAATACCTTCTCCGAGCTGGTCACCGTGGAATTTGACGAGGGAAAGATGGTGGAATACAGTTTCAAGCAGCTGGAGGAGCTGGAGCTGGCCTACGCCATCACTATTCATAAATCTCAGGGGAGCGAGTACCCGGCTGTGGTGCTCCCTGTCTATCCGGGGCCCAGGATGCTGATGACGAGAAATCTGATCTACACGGCTGTCACGAGAGCCAGAACCTGCGTCTGCCTGGTGGGTATTCCACAGATCTTTCAGAGCATGGTGGATAACGCTTCAGAACAGAAGAGATATTGTGGATTAAAGGACAGGATTCAGGAGATTGAGGAGAGCCTGATGTAG
- the rplA gene encoding 50S ribosomal protein L1: protein MKRGKRYVEAAKLVDRTNLYDASEAISIVKKAAGAKFDETVEAHIRTGCDGRHADQQIRGAVVLPHGTGKTVRILVFAKGPKADEAQAAGADYVGAEELIPKIQNEGWLDFDVVVATPDMMGVVGRLGRVLGPKGLMPNPKAGTVTMDVTKAINDIKAGKIEYRLDKTNIIHVPVGKASFTEEQLADNFQTLIDAVLKAKPATLKGAYLKSVTLTSTMGPGVKLNVAKLVN, encoded by the coding sequence ATGAAAAGAGGAAAAAGATACGTAGAGGCTGCTAAGTTAGTAGACCGTACAAATCTTTATGATGCATCCGAAGCTATCTCTATCGTTAAGAAGGCAGCAGGTGCTAAATTTGATGAAACTGTTGAAGCTCATATCAGAACCGGTTGTGACGGACGTCATGCTGATCAGCAGATCCGCGGCGCTGTAGTTCTTCCGCACGGAACAGGTAAGACAGTCAGAATCCTTGTATTCGCAAAGGGACCGAAGGCTGACGAGGCTCAGGCAGCAGGCGCTGATTACGTAGGAGCAGAGGAGTTAATCCCGAAGATCCAGAACGAGGGATGGCTTGACTTCGACGTAGTTGTAGCTACACCAGACATGATGGGCGTTGTTGGACGTTTAGGACGTGTACTTGGACCGAAGGGCTTAATGCCAAACCCGAAGGCCGGAACCGTTACTATGGACGTGACAAAGGCTATCAACGATATCAAGGCCGGTAAGATTGAGTACAGACTTGATAAAACAAATATTATCCACGTGCCAGTAGGAAAGGCTTCTTTCACAGAGGAGCAGTTAGCGGACAACTTCCAGACGCTTATCGACGCAGTTCTGAAGGCAAAGCCAGCTACATTAAAGGGCGCTTACTTAAAGAGCGTAACACTGACATCCACAATGGGACCAGGTGTGAAGTTAAACGTAGCAAAGCTTGTGAACTAA
- a CDS encoding rod shape-determining protein has translation MMSNDIGIDLGTASILVYIKGKGVVLKEPSVVAIDRDTNRIMAIGEEARLMIGRTPGNIVAVRPLRQGVISDYTVTEKMLKYFINKAVGKKTLRKPRISVCIPSGATEVERKAVEDATYQAGARDVSIIEEPVAAAIGAGIDISKACGNMIVDIGGGTADIAVISLGGTVVSTSIKVAGDDFDEALVRYMRKKHNLLIGERTAEEIKINIGAAYRRPEMITMEVRGRNLVTGLPKTIVVTSDETLEALREPAMQIVDAVHNVLERTPPELAADIFDRGIVLTGGGSLLSGLDALIEEKTGITTMIAEDPLTAVAIGTGKFIEFAHGEGSRNFD, from the coding sequence ATGATGTCTAATGACATTGGAATTGACCTGGGTACGGCCAGTATCCTTGTGTATATCAAGGGTAAGGGCGTGGTGCTGAAGGAGCCATCCGTAGTTGCGATTGACCGCGACACAAACAGGATCATGGCGATCGGAGAAGAGGCCCGCCTGATGATCGGAAGAACGCCGGGCAACATTGTGGCAGTCCGTCCGCTCCGCCAGGGTGTGATCTCCGACTATACAGTGACAGAGAAAATGCTGAAATACTTTATCAATAAAGCAGTTGGAAAGAAAACCCTCAGAAAGCCGAGGATCAGCGTATGTATTCCAAGCGGCGCCACAGAGGTGGAGAGAAAGGCCGTGGAGGACGCGACCTACCAGGCAGGAGCCAGGGATGTTTCCATCATCGAGGAGCCGGTTGCGGCTGCCATCGGAGCGGGTATCGACATCTCCAAGGCCTGCGGAAACATGATCGTAGACATCGGCGGCGGTACGGCTGATATTGCGGTGATCTCTCTGGGAGGAACAGTTGTCAGCACCTCCATTAAGGTGGCCGGAGATGACTTTGACGAGGCGCTGGTGCGCTATATGAGAAAGAAGCACAACCTGCTGATCGGTGAGAGGACGGCTGAGGAGATCAAGATCAACATCGGCGCAGCCTACAGAAGACCTGAGATGATCACTATGGAGGTGAGGGGAAGAAACCTGGTGACAGGACTTCCGAAGACGATTGTTGTGACCTCCGATGAGACGCTGGAGGCACTCAGAGAGCCGGCCATGCAGATTGTGGACGCTGTTCACAACGTGCTTGAGAGAACGCCGCCGGAGCTGGCAGCCGATATTTTTGACCGCGGCATTGTGCTGACAGGAGGCGGATCGCTGCTCAGCGGACTGGATGCGCTGATCGAGGAAAAGACAGGAATCACCACGATGATTGCCGAGGATCCTCTGACAGCAGTTGCCATCGGAACCGGAAAGTTCATTGAGTTTGCCCACGGAGAGGGCTCCAGGAATTTTGACTAG
- a CDS encoding asparaginase: MKKLLLLSTGGTIASVMTENGLAPAATPKELLSYIPEAGKFCEISVRQLFNLDSTNFQPEHWIRISEEIRREYEVYDGFIVTHGTDTMAYTAAALSYLIQNPEKPIILTGSQKPISVPITDARKNLMDSLRFASRDGVRGVYLVFDGKAILGTRARKIRSKSYSAFESINYPVAAFIDENRIIQYVDGESRTGETVFYDRLNPRVFVLKLIPGIEPEILQYIGERYDAIIIESYGVGGIPFYNKRNFLSGLEDLTEKGKIVVIATQVMLEGSDAEVYEVGYRAVNHYNVLQAYDMTVEAAAVKLMWIMGQSTEFETVKKMFYTRVSQDILVGPEW; encoded by the coding sequence ATGAAAAAACTATTACTACTTTCAACGGGAGGCACCATCGCCTCTGTGATGACGGAAAACGGACTTGCCCCGGCGGCAACGCCAAAGGAGCTGTTAAGCTATATTCCGGAAGCAGGGAAATTCTGTGAAATTTCAGTCAGACAGCTTTTTAACCTGGACAGCACGAATTTTCAGCCGGAGCACTGGATTCGCATCAGCGAGGAGATCCGAAGGGAGTACGAAGTCTATGACGGGTTCATCGTAACCCATGGAACAGATACCATGGCATACACGGCGGCGGCTCTGTCCTACCTGATTCAGAATCCGGAAAAGCCCATCATTCTCACCGGCTCCCAGAAGCCTATCAGCGTCCCCATTACCGATGCCAGGAAAAACCTGATGGACAGCCTGCGCTTTGCGTCCAGGGACGGGGTGCGGGGTGTCTATCTGGTGTTTGACGGGAAGGCCATTCTGGGAACCAGAGCCAGAAAGATCCGATCCAAGAGCTACAGCGCCTTTGAGAGCATCAATTATCCGGTGGCCGCCTTTATAGACGAGAACCGAATTATCCAGTACGTAGACGGGGAGAGCCGGACAGGGGAGACGGTGTTTTATGACAGGCTGAATCCGAGAGTATTCGTGCTCAAGCTGATACCGGGAATCGAGCCGGAGATTCTGCAGTATATCGGAGAGCGGTACGATGCGATTATCATCGAGAGCTACGGGGTGGGAGGAATCCCATTCTACAATAAGAGAAATTTTCTGAGCGGACTGGAGGACCTGACGGAGAAAGGAAAAATCGTCGTGATTGCCACTCAGGTGATGCTGGAGGGAAGCGACGCCGAGGTCTATGAGGTGGGCTACCGGGCGGTAAACCACTACAATGTGCTCCAGGCCTACGATATGACAGTTGAGGCTGCGGCTGTGAAGCTGATGTGGATTATGGGACAGTCAACGGAGTTTGAAACAGTGAAGAAAATGTTTTATACAAGGGTGAGCCAGGATATTCTGGTGGGGCCTGAATGGTAA
- a CDS encoding ABC-F family ATP-binding cassette domain-containing protein, with amino-acid sequence MSILNVEHLSHGFGDRAIFHDVSFRLLKGEHIGLIGANGEGKSTFMNIITGKLQPDEGKVEWAKRVRVGYLDQHSVLEKGMTVRQALKSAFSFLFEMEEQMNEICDRLGEAPESEMEAMMEELGTIQELLMAHDFYTIDAKVEEVGRALGLSDIGMDKDVTELSGGQRTKVLLGKLLLEKPDILLLDEPTNYLDEQHIEWLRRYLQEYENAFILISHDIPFLNSVINIIYHMENQRLDRYVGDYDKFREVYEVKKAQLEAAYKRQQQEIAELQDFVARNKARVSTRNMAMSRQKKLDKMERIELAREKPKPEFHFLEARAAGKCIFETENLVIGYDEKEPLSRPLNLCMERGDKIALVGANGIGKTTLLKSILGLTPALSGKVTLGDYLEIGYFEQEMAPGNTTTCIEEIWKEFPSYTQYQVRSALAKCGLTTKHIESQVRVLSGGEQAKVRLCKLINRETNILLLDEPTNHLDVDAKEELKRALREYRGSILLICHEPEFYSDVATKVWDCREWSLKL; translated from the coding sequence GTGAGTATTTTAAATGTAGAGCATCTGAGCCACGGCTTTGGAGACAGGGCAATCTTTCACGATGTGTCCTTCCGCCTTTTAAAGGGGGAGCATATCGGGCTGATAGGAGCCAACGGTGAGGGAAAATCCACCTTCATGAACATTATCACAGGGAAACTGCAGCCGGATGAGGGAAAGGTAGAGTGGGCCAAGCGTGTGCGCGTGGGATATCTGGACCAGCATTCCGTCCTGGAAAAGGGCATGACAGTCCGCCAGGCGCTGAAAAGCGCATTTTCTTTCCTGTTTGAGATGGAGGAGCAGATGAATGAGATCTGCGACCGTCTGGGAGAAGCGCCGGAGAGTGAGATGGAAGCCATGATGGAGGAGCTGGGAACGATCCAGGAACTTCTGATGGCCCATGATTTCTATACCATCGACGCAAAGGTGGAGGAGGTGGGAAGGGCTCTGGGCCTTTCTGACATCGGCATGGATAAGGACGTGACAGAGCTGTCCGGCGGGCAGAGGACAAAGGTCCTGCTTGGAAAGCTGCTGCTGGAGAAACCGGATATCCTCCTGCTGGACGAGCCCACCAACTACCTGGATGAGCAGCATATCGAGTGGCTCAGGCGTTACCTTCAGGAGTATGAGAATGCCTTCATTCTCATTTCCCATGATATTCCGTTCTTAAACAGCGTGATCAACATTATCTACCACATGGAAAACCAGAGGCTTGATCGGTATGTGGGGGATTACGATAAATTCCGCGAGGTCTATGAGGTGAAGAAGGCCCAGCTGGAGGCGGCGTACAAAAGGCAGCAGCAGGAGATCGCCGAGCTTCAGGATTTCGTGGCCAGAAATAAGGCCAGAGTTTCCACGAGAAATATGGCCATGTCCCGCCAGAAGAAGCTGGACAAGATGGAGCGCATCGAGCTGGCAAGGGAGAAGCCAAAGCCGGAGTTTCACTTCCTGGAGGCCAGAGCAGCCGGAAAGTGCATTTTCGAGACAGAGAACCTGGTGATCGGCTATGATGAAAAGGAACCGCTGTCAAGGCCGTTAAATCTCTGCATGGAGAGGGGGGATAAGATTGCCCTGGTGGGTGCCAACGGAATCGGAAAGACCACCCTCTTAAAGAGCATTCTCGGGCTGACTCCGGCGCTCTCGGGGAAGGTGACGCTGGGGGATTATCTGGAAATCGGGTACTTTGAACAGGAGATGGCGCCTGGAAATACCACCACCTGTATTGAGGAGATATGGAAGGAGTTTCCGTCCTACACCCAGTATCAGGTGCGCTCCGCCCTTGCCAAATGCGGGCTGACGACGAAGCACATAGAGAGCCAGGTGAGAGTCCTGAGCGGAGGGGAGCAGGCGAAAGTAAGATTATGTAAACTGATTAACAGGGAAACGAATATTCTTCTGCTGGATGAGCCGACAAACCATCTGGACGTAGACGCGAAGGAGGAGCTGAAAAGGGCTCTTCGCGAATACAGGGGAAGCATCCTTCTCATCTGCCACGAGCCAGAGTTTTACAGTGATGTGGCTACAAAGGTGTGGGACTGCAGAGAATGGAGCCTGAAGCTGTAG
- the nusG gene encoding transcription termination/antitermination protein NusG yields the protein MSEANWYVVHTYSGYENKVKVDIEKTIENRGLQDQILEVSVPMQDVVEIKNGAQKQVAKKMFPGYVLINMVMNDDTWYVVRNTRGVTGFVGPGSKPVPLTEDEMANLGFKPAGVVVDYEIGDAVVVISGAWKDTVGVIKSINENKQTLEITVEMFGRETPVELNFTEVKKM from the coding sequence ATGTCAGAAGCGAATTGGTATGTAGTTCATACTTACTCAGGCTATGAAAACAAGGTTAAGGTAGACATTGAGAAGACCATCGAGAACAGAGGTCTTCAGGATCAGATCCTGGAGGTGTCCGTTCCCATGCAGGATGTAGTCGAGATCAAGAATGGAGCCCAGAAGCAGGTTGCCAAAAAGATGTTTCCCGGATATGTGCTCATTAACATGGTTATGAATGATGACACATGGTATGTAGTGCGTAATACCCGCGGTGTAACAGGTTTTGTTGGCCCGGGTTCCAAGCCGGTTCCTTTGACAGAGGATGAGATGGCAAATCTCGGCTTTAAACCAGCCGGAGTAGTTGTCGATTACGAGATTGGAGATGCGGTTGTCGTTATCTCCGGTGCCTGGAAGGATACCGTTGGTGTTATCAAGTCCATCAACGAGAACAAACAGACACTTGAAATTACCGTGGAAATGTTCGGCCGTGAGACACCGGTTGAGCTTAATTTCACAGAAGTTAAGAAGATGTAA
- the rplK gene encoding 50S ribosomal protein L11, with amino-acid sequence MAKKVTGYIKLQIPAGKATPAPPVGPALGQHGVNIVQFTKEFNARTADQGDLVIPVVITVYADRSFSFITKTPPAAVLLKKACKLKSGSAVPNKTKVATISKEEVRKIAELKMPDLNAASIEAAMSMIAGTARSMGITVEE; translated from the coding sequence ATGGCAAAGAAAGTAACAGGATACATTAAATTACAGATTCCTGCTGGTAAAGCAACACCAGCTCCGCCAGTTGGTCCGGCTCTCGGACAGCACGGCGTTAACATTGTACAGTTTACAAAAGAGTTCAACGCCAGAACAGCAGATCAGGGTGACCTGGTAATCCCGGTTGTCATCACTGTATATGCTGACAGAAGCTTCAGCTTTATTACAAAGACTCCGCCGGCTGCCGTTTTATTAAAGAAGGCATGCAAGCTGAAATCCGGCTCTGCAGTACCGAATAAGACAAAGGTAGCTACCATCTCCAAGGAAGAGGTCAGAAAGATTGCTGAGCTCAAGATGCCAGACTTAAATGCAGCAAGCATCGAGGCTGCTATGAGCATGATCGCCGGAACTGCAAGAAGTATGGGTATCACAGTAGAGGAGTAA
- a CDS encoding YcxB family protein, which produces MMIKGLSVRQRSRLLPEYEKEDGCQKEQEALPAAYAGGGKHGSAGLKSCEKELQMKEYTYQLEKEDYREWIRWNIKKHDQRKAKLITVGVMLALLAVTLIGNFSSGRPIAAAIGSVVTFIGLGAIMLYFISPQNQEKMIWKKSGLKKMEKTGFPTINLAVREDGFDLFGPDREAEHVHYQYTSLEDIVELERLLLLKTSDGSYQFVAKRVFTEEEKQEFLSFLREKMADARENPEKYRRTETGAIAGTGSDETEGNIWEEGYVVRNQNTAGMGKIGQMANILARSGEEEETDGRTGDDADCPEQEEEKAEEL; this is translated from the coding sequence ATGATGATAAAAGGACTTTCTGTCCGGCAGAGGAGCAGACTTCTGCCAGAATATGAAAAAGAGGACGGCTGCCAGAAAGAACAGGAAGCATTGCCTGCTGCCTATGCAGGCGGCGGGAAACATGGCAGCGCAGGCCTGAAAAGCTGCGAAAAGGAGTTGCAAATGAAGGAGTATACCTATCAACTGGAAAAAGAGGATTACAGAGAGTGGATCCGGTGGAACATTAAAAAACATGATCAGAGGAAGGCGAAGCTGATCACAGTGGGAGTAATGCTGGCTCTTCTGGCTGTCACCCTGATCGGAAATTTTTCGTCGGGAAGACCCATTGCCGCTGCAATTGGCTCGGTGGTGACGTTTATCGGACTAGGAGCAATCATGCTCTATTTTATTTCTCCGCAGAACCAGGAGAAAATGATCTGGAAGAAAAGCGGGCTTAAAAAGATGGAAAAGACAGGATTTCCTACCATCAACCTGGCAGTGCGGGAGGACGGCTTTGATCTCTTCGGGCCTGACAGGGAAGCTGAGCATGTACATTACCAGTACACCAGCCTGGAGGACATTGTGGAGCTGGAACGCCTTCTGCTTTTAAAGACATCTGACGGAAGTTACCAGTTTGTGGCCAAAAGAGTGTTTACTGAGGAAGAGAAGCAGGAATTTCTCAGCTTCCTGAGAGAGAAGATGGCGGACGCCAGGGAAAATCCCGAGAAGTACAGAAGAACAGAGACGGGGGCTATTGCAGGCACCGGCAGTGATGAGACAGAAGGGAATATCTGGGAAGAGGGCTACGTGGTCAGAAACCAGAATACTGCGGGAATGGGAAAGATTGGTCAGATGGCGAACATCCTCGCGCGCTCAGGCGAGGAGGAAGAGACAGATGGCAGAACAGGTGATGATGCGGACTGTCCGGAACAGGAGGAAGAGAAGGCAGAAGAGCTTTAG